In Burkholderiaceae bacterium DAT-1, the sequence CTGACAACGTCAGCACCACCCGCAACAGAAACAGGCTGATACTGATCCCTGCACACGCTCTATGAAAATGGAGCACCGCGAGATATTCAACTACCACGGGTTAAACACCTTTCAAAACACTTATCCGGCATCAAGGTGATTGCATAGTATCACGCTACAATTCGAGCGCATACTCAAATACCTGCCCTGATTAATCAAGCGAAAAAACAACCTGCTGAATGGCATCGATATCATGAATCAGCACATCTTTACCTTCTACGCTTATCAGTTTTTTCTGCGTAAGCTGATTCAATACACGCGAGAATGTTTCCGGCGTAATTCCCAGCTTGGATGCAATCAGATTCTTATTGCAGGTAAATGAGGTTTTATTCCCTTCACGTGGCTGAGAAAGCAAATAGGCCGCCACGCGCTGTATCGAATTCTGCAAATTCACGGATGCAATATCCTGCATCAGCGCATGCAGTCGAACCGAGAGCCCAGCCAGCATCCGCCGTGCAAACATCGGGTCCGTATCCAGAGTGGAAATGATGGCCTGCTTTTCGATGAGCAGCAGCATCGCATCTTCCAGCGCCATCGCATCCACCATAAAGGGGCGATCCAGAAGCATCATGGCTTCGCCGAAAGTCTGTCCCGCACCAAAAAACTCAATGACTTTTTCCTGATGCTGACTGGATGAGGGAATCGTGAGCATGATCTGGCCCACCGCCACGACATAAATTCCTTCTGCTACTTCGCCCTTCCGGAAAACGTACTTGTTTTTCGGGACACGTATTTTGCGGCAGCGCTGCGCCAGCAGGTTGAGCTGCTCGGACTCCAGTGAACGGAACATTGCTTGCTGGGACAAGAGCGCTTCGATATCAGACAATCGTTCCATGGGCGCCCCGATCAGCCGGCCTTGCCATCCAGCCGGGGCCGGAGATAAATCGGAATCATGCGCGCCGCCCAGGCCACCAGTAAGCCAGCCCATGCCAGCAATACCAGCTGCAGGGCAATACCCGGCACAGCTAAAAGCGCGAGTCCTACCCGTATCAGTGCCGCCAGATGCAGACCGCAGTAAATCCACCATGTCAGCGAATCAGCCTGCAATGGTCGGCCGCCATGCCCGTAAGTGACGCGTGTCACAAACCCGACCAGCATCGTCACAAACAGGCCAGTTGCAAGTGCATGAGCCGGTGCCGAAGCTGCACACCAGCCCATACTGGCCGCCGCCTGCAGCAGACAGGCCGGTACCAGCCAGGCAAAGGAGAGGTGCAGCATGGCCAGCAAGCGAACCTTCATGCTGCGCATCAGGCCCCAGCGTACCGTCGCCAGACCGAATCCCAGCACCATGGCAACATCCGCCAGTGCTGCCGCTACTTGCCATCCGGCCAGCGTCGCAACACTATGTGCCACACATCCGGCCAGCCACGCATCCAGCAAGCCCATCGGCCGCCACGGCAAAACCGGCAGCGCCAGTGCAGACTGGGTAAAGAAGGGAATCATCCGGTGAGAAACCGTGATGAACACCGGTAGCAGAAAACCCCAAAGCGCCAATGTCCGTGTCGCCATCCAGATTTCAGCATCACCCGTCTTTGCCCACACGGCTGCGCTCATCATAGCCAGTAATCCAACCCCCATCGCCACGGCAATCCGCCAGGCATGGCCTTTATCTGCCAATTGGCTGGCGAGTATGCAGCGAATCCACGCCAACAGTGCCCAGGCCCACGCCAGTACCATCATCAGCAATCCGGCCAGCACGGCCGGCAGCGACACATGCAAGCCGGCGATCACCAGTACCACACCCAAAAAGAAGCCGAGCATCATGCCTGCATGTGCCGGCGCATGATTGATCCCCAGCCAGCGCGGTCCGGCGGTAAACAGAAAGCCCAGCATAAAAAGCGGAAAGCTGCCCAGCGGCATCATCACACCGTGAGCAAATACGGCGGGCAGCACCGGCACAGATGAACTGATCAGGACACCACTCCACCAGAGCGCGAGCAATACCAGCGACAGTGCGCCGAGTAAAAATCCGAGTCTGTGCGGCATCATCCACAGGCGTTGCAGCATGCCGGGTTGCAAAGGCTTCAGCACATCAGCCTCCAGTCACCGGCGGGAAAATCGCCACTTCGGCCCGCTCACTCAATAAAGTATCCGGTGTGGCCAGAATCTGATTCACCGCTACCCGATACACCTGCCGACCACCTAGTACAGACTGCCATTGCGGCCCCTGCTGGCACAGCCATGCAATCAGGTCGCCGACGGTGCCTTGCTCGAATGGCAGCGTAAAATCCGCAGTATCCATCCCCAGCACATCCCGAAATTTGGCGAACACAAGCAATTGAATATTCATGGTATTTACCCCCCGGTTTGCGACATGAACCGCACGATGCGGGTCGGAGATTCGTTGAAATGGTGGCGCTCGGGCTTGGCCGCGATGCCTGAGCGAATGGCGTTCAGCAGGTCCGCATCACTGGCACCCTGCCGCATCATGTCACCCAGTGGGACCTGATCATTTTGTCCCAGACATAGATAGAGACACCCATCTACGCCTAAACGCACACGATTGCAGGTCTCGCAGAAATGCTGTGACATGGGGGTAATCACCCCGAGGCTCATCCGGCCATCCGTACTCTGCCAGTAACGGGCCGGCCCCCCTTGTTTGCCTTTGATCTCGGGAATCAGGCCAAATTGATCCGCCAGATCGCTACACAGCTCGGTCAGATTCACACTGCGGGTACGCTGTCCGGTTTCGCCCATGGGCATGGGTTCGATCAGCCTTAGGATAAATCCGTGATCAAGTGCGTATTGCAGGACCTGCTCTACCTCACCCAGATTTACATCGGGCATCACCACCATATTGAGTTTGATGGGCGCGAAGCCCGCATCGCGCGCGGCATCCAGCCCGCGCAATACTTTGTCCAGACAATCCCGCCCGGTTACACGGGCAAAGCAGGCGCGATCTACGGTATCGAGACTGACATTCAGGCGGTTCACGCCAGCGGCCTTTAATCCCGCAGCATGCGCCGCCAGCATCGTGCCATTGGTAGACAGCGACAGATCACGTAAACCCGGCAAATCGGCAATGCCCGCAGAAATCTGTTCGATGCCCCTTCGCAACAAGGGTTCTCCGCCCGTTAGCCTCACCTTATCCACGCCCAGCTGCACAAACAACGACACCAGCCGGACCATTTCATCCGGCCGCAACCAGTTGGCAGGCGCATCGTAATCCTTGAAGCCCTTCGGCAGGCAATAGGTACAGCGCAGATCGCAGCGATCGGTGACCGATACACGCAAATAGTGAATCCGCCGCCCGAATGGGTCGATCAGGCCAGAAGCAGAAGATGGAGGAAAAGTAGGATGCATGACTGCCAGACTCCGGTATCTGGCGTCATTATCCAAGCATGAGGTGCCAAACTATATACAGCTGAAGAACTAGTCCTAGCCAGGATGCATCAATCCACGCCGCTCGAAGGTGTCGTAAACCGAATCCCATCAGCCTCGCGCCTGAGATCGGGAAGCCATTTCAGAGGGAATGAAAACGCTCCGACGAAAGCGATTAATTACGTGGTCAACGAATTGGCGAGGCTTCCACTCTGATGAGTTGGTAAGCCTGCGCCAGGAAAACCGAACATTGAACAAGGCAGTAGCCTGACGTGTTTCATGCCCGGCGGTAAGGGGAATCGAGCAACTTTGGAGATGACCAAGCCCAAAAAGGCCAACGGTTAAAATATTGTTTTGTCACTTTTATGTACCGCTCGACGAATATCTTCGGTTCGCTGTTGCACGGTTCGATTGGGAATGTCTCGAGTAGCGTGCTTAACAAAATCATGAGGCGCATAATCGGCACCAATTTCACCAACCGGCCTGAATGCTGTCGTTAATGGAATAGGAACAATATGACTTTGTGGAATCGCCTGTTGCGTTTTGTAACGTCCTCCCTGCCGGTCATCTGGGTCGTGCCTCATTTCACTCAATTGCGGAACGGTTACATTCAACACCCTCGATTCAATCCCTCTTTCATGAAATACTGAGGTATAAAACTCGGATGGCCGATTCTTTACGCCTTCTTTATCTAGTACGAGATGAATAAATCCTGTACTGTTCCTGACAAATCGCGCCTTTCCTACCGCAGCTGAAGCGCCACCCTGCCCGCCTCTGGCCGGATCAAGGCCTATTCCTTCATTGCCAACAATCTTGGGTACGTTTTCCTCCCGGGTAACATGCGAATATACATTTTGCTCAATGGATGCGGTTACGGACTCTCTACAGGGAGGAGTCGAGACATTTCTTCCCTTGAAACCAAAGCAGCTGAGAAAACAATCGAACATTAAGGACTCCCTTTCTCCGGTGCCATCGTCAGAATATTCGCTGTGGTGTCACCCGAATTGCGCAGCACATAGATCATCGTTGGTGCAGCAGCCCCGACACCCAGCGGGTTGGCGCGCAAGCATAGGTCAAACAGCTTTACCGACATCTTGTCGACATACTTGGTACAGGTGAACTCAGTAATCACGGGGCGACCCGATGTGCGCGCCGAGTTTGATACATCGGTCGTCATCTGCTGCTTCATGCCCTGATGCAGCGAGACCAGCTCGATAAACTTGCCTTGCGCAAAAGCGGCATTGCCGCCCGAAGCACCATTCATAATCGGATCGGTGGCGGCCCACGCGTTCTGTGAGGGCGTGCCTGACACCGGAGAAATCAGGCTACCGCCCTGATCCCAGCTATTCGCCGGGTTGCAAGAGAATCAAATCCATTTTGCTTACCTTTCGCTTGAGGGTTCAACGTGGCATATGCATGTCCGGCTCCGGCTTAGCCCGGAAGCTCGGCCACAAGCCGGATGGACGTCGTCAGTTCCTCAAGCTGGAAATGCGGACGCAGGAACAAGGTGGCCTTGTAGGTGCCGGGCTTACCGGGTACATCGGTCACGTCGATTTTGGCTGCACTGAGCGGAAATGCGGCTTTCACATCCTGAGCAGCACTCTCGTCCAGCAGCACATACTGGCCAATCCAGCTATTCAGATAGGCCTCCACATTGCTGCGTGTCAGGAAAGAGCCCACCTTCTCCCGCATGATGACCTTGATGTAATGGGCAAACCGGGAGGCGGCGAGCACATAAGGCAACATGGCCGAGATCTGTGCATTGGCATTGGCCAGATCAGACAAATACTTTTTGGGTAGATTGGTACTTTGCCCGCCAAAGAACGCCGCCTTGTTTGTCCCTTTGCAGTGACAAATAGCCATGAAACCCAGATCGTTGAGTTCCTTTTCACGCCGGTCGGTAATCGCTACCTGTGTCGGGCAGATCATGGCGACATCGCCATCGTCGCTCTTGTAGGTGTAGATCGGTAGCCCTTCAACCAGTCCCCCGCCCTCTACCCCGCGTATGGCTGCAGTCCAGCCATATAAGGAAAATGCATGGGTGATGCGTTCAGCCAAAATGAAGGCTGCATTTCCCCACAAGAATTTGCTGGCGTCATTGATGCCGACATCTTCCTGATAGTTCACGCCTTCACACGGCACCTTTTCCGGGTCATACGGCAGGCGTAACAGCACGCGAGGCAGTGCCAGTGTGACATAGCGGGAATCTTCACTCTCCCGGAAGGTATGCCAGGCAGCAAGTTCCACACTTTCAAAGATCTTTTGCAGATCGCGAGGCTTGGCCAGTTCATCGAAGCTATTCAGATCGAATAACTTCGCATTTGCAGCCGCCACAAAGGGTGCATGTCCAGCTGCGGCAACTTCCGCGATCTTGGACAATAAGGTGGTGTCGTCGGGATGCCTGCCAAACTCGTAGTCACCCATCAGCATGCTGAATGGCTGTCCGCCATAGGTGCCGTATTCAGCTTCGTAAATCATCTTGAACAGACCGCTCTGGTCAAATTCGACGGCCTTGGTTAGATCATCGAGCAGATCCTGCTTCGAAGCATTCAGAACGCGCAGTTTCAACATCGGGCCGGTATCAGAACGCATCACGAGATAATGCAGGCCGCGCCACGTTGCTTCCAGGCGCTGGAACCCTTCGGCGTGCACGATGAGGTCCAGTTGCTTGCCGAGAATGCTGTCAATCTCAGCCACTCGGTTGTCGATCAACGCACCGAAACCCTTCTGGTGCGCCTCTTTCAAATTTGCGGCGACATCAACCGCAAACTGACCCAGCAAACCCATCACTGTCTTGAGCGCGTCACCAGACAGTGCCATCCCCTTGTCGCCAAGC encodes:
- the moaD gene encoding molybdopterin converting factor subunit 1 → MNIQLLVFAKFRDVLGMDTADFTLPFEQGTVGDLIAWLCQQGPQWQSVLGGRQVYRVAVNQILATPDTLLSERAEVAIFPPVTGG
- a CDS encoding NnrS family protein, with the protein product MLKPLQPGMLQRLWMMPHRLGFLLGALSLVLLALWWSGVLISSSVPVLPAVFAHGVMMPLGSFPLFMLGFLFTAGPRWLGINHAPAHAGMMLGFFLGVVLVIAGLHVSLPAVLAGLLMMVLAWAWALLAWIRCILASQLADKGHAWRIAVAMGVGLLAMMSAAVWAKTGDAEIWMATRTLALWGFLLPVFITVSHRMIPFFTQSALALPVLPWRPMGLLDAWLAGCVAHSVATLAGWQVAAALADVAMVLGFGLATVRWGLMRSMKVRLLAMLHLSFAWLVPACLLQAAASMGWCAASAPAHALATGLFVTMLVGFVTRVTYGHGGRPLQADSLTWWIYCGLHLAALIRVGLALLAVPGIALQLVLLAWAGLLVAWAARMIPIYLRPRLDGKAG
- a CDS encoding type VI secretion system tube protein Hcp; translation: MNGASGGNAAFAQGKFIELVSLHQGMKQQMTTDVSNSARTSGRPVITEFTCTKYVDKMSVKLFDLCLRANPLGVGAAAPTMIYVLRNSGDTTANILTMAPEKGSP
- a CDS encoding Crp/Fnr family transcriptional regulator gives rise to the protein MERLSDIEALLSQQAMFRSLESEQLNLLAQRCRKIRVPKNKYVFRKGEVAEGIYVVAVGQIMLTIPSSSQHQEKVIEFFGAGQTFGEAMMLLDRPFMVDAMALEDAMLLLIEKQAIISTLDTDPMFARRMLAGLSVRLHALMQDIASVNLQNSIQRVAAYLLSQPREGNKTSFTCNKNLIASKLGITPETFSRVLNQLTQKKLISVEGKDVLIHDIDAIQQVVFSLD
- the moaA gene encoding GTP 3',8-cyclase MoaA, translating into MHPTFPPSSASGLIDPFGRRIHYLRVSVTDRCDLRCTYCLPKGFKDYDAPANWLRPDEMVRLVSLFVQLGVDKVRLTGGEPLLRRGIEQISAGIADLPGLRDLSLSTNGTMLAAHAAGLKAAGVNRLNVSLDTVDRACFARVTGRDCLDKVLRGLDAARDAGFAPIKLNMVVMPDVNLGEVEQVLQYALDHGFILRLIEPMPMGETGQRTRSVNLTELCSDLADQFGLIPEIKGKQGGPARYWQSTDGRMSLGVITPMSQHFCETCNRVRLGVDGCLYLCLGQNDQVPLGDMMRQGASDADLLNAIRSGIAAKPERHHFNESPTRIVRFMSQTGG
- the tssC gene encoding type VI secretion system contractile sheath large subunit; the protein is MLGSIQEKLTRVRPPRVKITYDVETGGAFEKKELPFIVGILAELTGDFIAEPLPPLKDRKLIEIDRDNFQKVLEGISPQFNLASCENVLPGGEGSLTGTLKFQHIDHFQPVNVIKQVSAMTGLYDGRARLRFLQSKAEISDLLAHYLNLVCRMDDEGNAARSELTSAFDAKADAAAWGEVAPAGKLDELLGDKGMALSGDALKTVMGLLGQFAVDVAANLKEAHQKGFGALIDNRVAEIDSILGKQLDLIVHAEGFQRLEATWRGLHYLVMRSDTGPMLKLRVLNASKQDLLDDLTKAVEFDQSGLFKMIYEAEYGTYGGQPFSMLMGDYEFGRHPDDTTLLSKIAEVAAAGHAPFVAAANAKLFDLNSFDELAKPRDLQKIFESVELAAWHTFRESEDSRYVTLALPRVLLRLPYDPEKVPCEGVNYQEDVGINDASKFLWGNAAFILAERITHAFSLYGWTAAIRGVEGGGLVEGLPIYTYKSDDGDVAMICPTQVAITDRREKELNDLGFMAICHCKGTNKAAFFGGQSTNLPKKYLSDLANANAQISAMLPYVLAASRFAHYIKVIMREKVGSFLTRSNVEAYLNSWIGQYVLLDESAAQDVKAAFPLSAAKIDVTDVPGKPGTYKATLFLRPHFQLEELTTSIRLVAELPG